In the Sus scrofa isolate TJ Tabasco breed Duroc chromosome 6, Sscrofa11.1, whole genome shotgun sequence genome, one interval contains:
- the PPP1R8 gene encoding nuclear inhibitor of protein phosphatase 1 isoform X1 yields MGGEDDELKGLLGLPEEETELDNLTEFNTAHNKRISTLTIEEGNLDIQRPKRKRKNSRVTFSEDDEIINPEDVDPSVGRFRNMVQTAVVPVKKKRVEGPGSLGLEETGSRRMQNFAFSGGLYGGLPPTHSEAGSQPHGIHGTALIGGLPMPYPNLAPDVDLTPVVPSAVNMNPAPNPAVYNPEAVNEPKKKKYAKEAWPGKKPTPSLLI; encoded by the exons ATGGGTGGAGAGGATGATGAACTCAAGGGCTTACTGGGGcttccagaggaggaaacagagcttGAT AACCTGACAGAGTTCAATACTGCCCACAACAAGCGTATTTCCACTCTCACCATTGAGGAGGGGAATCTGGACATTCAgagaccaaagaggaaaaggaagaactcACGGGTGACCTTCAGTGAGGATGATGAGATCATCAACCCAG AGGATGTGGATCCCTCAGTTGGTCGCTTCCGAAACATGGTCCAGACTGCTGTGGTTCCAGTCAAG AAGAAGCGGGTGGAGggccctggctccctgggcctggAAGAAACAGGGAGCAGGCGCATGCAAAACTTTGCTTTCAGTGGAGGACTCTATGGGGGCCTGCCCCCCACGCACAGTGAAGCCGGCTCCCAGCCACACGGCATCCACGGGACAGCACTCATCGGTGGCTTGCCTATGCCATATCCAAACCTCGCTCCTGACGTGGACTTGACTCCCGTCGTGCCGTCAGCAGTGAACATGAACCCTGCTCCAAACCCTGCCGTCTATAACCCTGAAGCTGTCAACGaacccaagaagaagaaatatgcaAAAGAGGCTTGGCCGGGCAAGAAGCCCACACCTTCCTTACTGATTTGA